The genome window AGAATTATTTTGCCCCAGGCATTTAAGCGCGCAATTCCGGCTTTAGGGAATCAGTTTATTATTGCTTTGAAAGATTCATCTCTGGCCAGTGCGATTACAATCAATGAGTTATTGCTTAAAGCGCAGCAACTGGCTTCATCAAACTTTATGATGATGGAAATGCTGACCATAGCCGGGGTTTTCTACCTTATTTATACCGGGGCTTTCACTTTTATTTTTCATCGAATTGAAAGACGCCTTGATACCAGCAGAGCATAAAGACCAAATTTTTGAAATAGTTATATCTATACCGGAATAAACCGGTAGAAAGTCCAATGCAGGTTGCTGACGAATTCGCTCGAGGAGAAATTATTTCCGAAAGCTCAAAGGTAAGCATCCTTTACACAGGAGGACTCATGCAAGATACAATCAATATTGAAGGCGTTCACAAATGGTTTGATGTAAACCATGTGCTGAAAGGTGTGGACCTGACCGTTGGCAACTCCGACGTTGTAGTGGTTATCGGGGCCAGTGGATCAGGTAAATCTACACTTCTTAGATGTGTGAACCGTCTTGAAACCTACACCAAAGGCCAGATCAGCCTTAACGGGGATAAGATCCCCAGTGGTGAGAAAGAAATCAACGCTCTGCGCAGTCGGGTGGGAATGGTTTTTCAGCATTTCAACCTATTTCCGCATATGAGTGTACTGGGCAACGTTATCGAAGGTCCCATGCAGGTTAAAAAATGCCCGAAGAAGGAAGCTGTTGAGATAGGCATGTCTTTTCTAGACAAAGTCGGTTTGGCTGAAAAAGCCGATGCTTATCCAGAGACTTTATCCGGTGGGCAGAAGCAGAGAGTGGCAATTGCCCGTGCCTTAGCAATGGAACCTGAAGTAATGCTTTTTGACGAACCTACTTCCGCTCTTGATCCAGAACTGGTCGGTGAAGTTCTTACCGTTATGCGCGATCTTGCAGATGAAGGTATGACTATGATGGTCGTGACTCATGAAATGGGGTTTGCGAATGAAGTCGCGGATTCAGTTGCTTTTATGGATCAGGGAGTGATTCTTGAGCAGGATTCTCCTTCCAGATTGTTCTCAGCTCCTTCCGAGCAGCGAACACAGGAATTTCTCTCTCAAATTTTATAATTTTAAACTTATAGGAAATTATGACTGTTTATACAGAACGACAGGAAGAATTGGCCGGCGTAATTGATGATGACTCTTGCAAAACAGACTGGACTGATTGGAAGTGGCATGTTCGCAATACAATTAAAACTGTCTCCGGTTTTGAAAAAGCACTTGGAATAAAATTTAGCGACAGTGATAGAAAGAAGCATGAACTGACATTGAGGAAATTCCCTCTGGCTATTACACCTTATTATCTTTCACTGATTGATGTGGAGGACTATGAAAATGACCCCGTGTTCCTGCAGTCATTTCCAAGTCCTGAAGAATTGAAAATTGAACGTTGCGATATGATTGATCCGTTACACGAGGATAAAGACAGTCCTGTGCCAGGTCTTACTCATCGTTATCCTGACCGAGTGCTTTTCCATATCAGCAATCTTTGCTCCATGTACTGCAGACACTGCACCCGCAAGCGTAAAGTAGGTGATAAGGATTCTATTCCTTCAACAGATCAGCTGGAGCAGGGAATTGAGTACATACGCAATACTCCGCAGGTGCGTGATGTGCTATTGTCTGGTGGTGATCCATTCATGCTTTCCGACGAGAAACTGGACTGGATTCTAACTAAAATCGGTGAGATTGAGCATGTTGAGGTTATTCGTATCGGAACCCGCATGCCAGTGGTACTGCCCTACCGTATCACCGATAATTTAATTAACATGCTCAAAAAACATCACCCTCTGTGGATTAATACACACTTCAACCACCCTCGTGAGGTTACAGACTCCTCAAGAAGGGCTCTTA of Maridesulfovibrio zosterae DSM 11974 contains these proteins:
- a CDS encoding amino acid ABC transporter ATP-binding protein, producing the protein MQDTINIEGVHKWFDVNHVLKGVDLTVGNSDVVVVIGASGSGKSTLLRCVNRLETYTKGQISLNGDKIPSGEKEINALRSRVGMVFQHFNLFPHMSVLGNVIEGPMQVKKCPKKEAVEIGMSFLDKVGLAEKADAYPETLSGGQKQRVAIARALAMEPEVMLFDEPTSALDPELVGEVLTVMRDLADEGMTMMVVTHEMGFANEVADSVAFMDQGVILEQDSPSRLFSAPSEQRTQEFLSQIL
- the ablA gene encoding lysine 2,3-aminomutase, whose amino-acid sequence is MTVYTERQEELAGVIDDDSCKTDWTDWKWHVRNTIKTVSGFEKALGIKFSDSDRKKHELTLRKFPLAITPYYLSLIDVEDYENDPVFLQSFPSPEELKIERCDMIDPLHEDKDSPVPGLTHRYPDRVLFHISNLCSMYCRHCTRKRKVGDKDSIPSTDQLEQGIEYIRNTPQVRDVLLSGGDPFMLSDEKLDWILTKIGEIEHVEVIRIGTRMPVVLPYRITDNLINMLKKHHPLWINTHFNHPREVTDSSRRALSKLADAGIPLGNQSVLLAGVNDCPRLIKTLNQKLVKNRVRPYYLYQCDLSEGLSHFRTPVGKGIEILESLRGHTSGFSVPTYVVDAPGGGGKIPVMPNYIVSWATNKVVLRNYEGVITTYTEPDSYESNYCDRNCSDCNLQLKEDGAKEKAIGIEKLISDWDDTLSLTPEDNERAERNSNVA